In Bacillota bacterium, the following are encoded in one genomic region:
- a CDS encoding TIGR02680 family protein, which yields MTEKLQLNRAGLLNFWYYDNEIFEFSDGKLLLRGSNGSGKSVTMQSLIPVLLDGRKSPDRLDPFGSKARKMEDYLLGEPGVSTIEERTGYLWLEYLRPGSNRAITTGIGLRARRGSTMDFWGFVITDNRRIGLNFELHKQEYDPGEGKEVMVPLSRRELTNRLESGGAVVRGQREYMELVNRHVFGFQALDSFEDLIKLLIQLRSPKLSKDFKPTVIYEILNESIPPLADDELRSLTETIENMDHIRQQLEQLERDNKSLKKLCTAYDNYNNFLLAEKARGSLGASALKKRITEEKENQAQAIESQRQELEQTRHRHQRLKEEEEVLSAEHESLKEHDVFKAEEQRRDADNRRKQQIETRKQKDGELTKKVSREGQLEQILQRKQAEQDEIEGKIADLLDNLDETGEETAFAAHAELAGDYRRRNQDYHFGIWKQEVADHSNRLSKLIQAARELTHAQQRHQQADREHADASRRLDDKLREQKKMDGQLDAAKEQYIENFHRWSSATTELEITGAEKQLVTQRLVDMFEVHQAESVYQPVVSARERRQATFAEALGNVAANLKRKQAEIEEKEQEIQDWKNQADPEPSRHPDTQLAREKLEAESIPWLPFYAAVEFKQAVSEEKRERLEAAITQAGLLDALIVPAEHLSALKGSDKVIIPNPRLMEHTLADLLEPVSGNGVETETIADVLASILVDTSQLDAGQITIDSQGNYRIALISGQAPREKSSRYIGREARRRYRQQVIAELTDQLAALKRDHFALTKEKDALHQREAVLWEEYSAMPSLDALKTICSDMLKLREQLQVRREDAEEKQNRLDEAHKHLLSVRRQLQTLAVELNLPQSEEAYTRAHSQFQDYARWLNELELNHNNLHHTIELIASRQQELDTLREDVDALRGELNVIDSTIRKLDMEIEQVDQRLKEMGADDIRRRIRELSDRLEQLPGEIDQCYKKTVHLDRDIQDGAKNLETLTARLAVASEIEQCWQQLLAQELRITDRSEQDPEAAAKEINKELGHLLQQTDRDKVYIRLNQTYFQEQQILIEYRPLMSIHELGAELPEVGDQQDWASPYLSALKQVRSRYNVVLEYGGRHTTARAVMEQMEKDIEIQQQLLSEKDRELYEEIILHSVGDIIRKRISRAEQWVKKINDLMEQRDTSSGLTFSLRWKPRSAEQEDELDTKELVELLRKDPNILKEQDMQDISRHFRVKIERAKAELSERERGDTFHSIVRELLDYRQWFAFQLFYRRENEQKRELTDRVFFTFSGGEKAMAMYIPLFSAAYSRYQEARPDAPHIISLDEAFAGVDETNIRDMFDLVEQLGFNYIINSQNLWGDYDTANNLAIAELVRPKNAPWVTVIRYHWDGQVRSLKTESSEAAVTKDN from the coding sequence ATGACTGAGAAACTGCAATTAAACCGAGCCGGCTTGCTAAACTTCTGGTACTATGACAATGAAATATTTGAGTTCTCGGACGGCAAACTGTTGCTCCGGGGCAGCAATGGCTCAGGCAAGTCGGTTACTATGCAAAGCTTAATACCTGTACTCTTGGACGGGCGTAAAAGCCCTGACCGCCTGGATCCGTTTGGCTCTAAGGCCCGCAAAATGGAAGACTACCTGCTGGGCGAGCCGGGCGTCAGCACCATTGAAGAGCGCACCGGCTACCTGTGGCTGGAATACCTGCGCCCGGGCAGTAACCGCGCCATAACCACCGGCATCGGACTTCGGGCAAGACGGGGCAGTACCATGGACTTTTGGGGTTTTGTCATCACAGATAACCGCCGCATCGGCCTGAACTTCGAATTGCATAAGCAGGAATACGATCCCGGCGAGGGCAAAGAAGTAATGGTTCCCTTAAGTCGCCGCGAGCTCACCAACCGCCTGGAAAGCGGCGGCGCGGTGGTCCGGGGACAGCGGGAATATATGGAGCTGGTAAACCGCCATGTCTTTGGTTTCCAAGCGCTGGATTCATTCGAGGACCTGATTAAACTCTTGATTCAGCTACGCAGTCCCAAGCTATCCAAAGATTTTAAGCCGACTGTTATCTATGAAATCCTCAATGAGTCCATACCGCCGCTAGCTGACGATGAACTGCGTTCACTTACTGAAACAATCGAGAATATGGACCATATCCGCCAGCAGTTAGAGCAGCTGGAACGGGACAATAAGTCATTAAAAAAACTCTGCACTGCCTATGATAACTACAACAACTTTCTGCTGGCGGAAAAGGCCCGGGGCAGCTTGGGTGCAAGCGCCCTCAAAAAACGCATTACTGAAGAGAAAGAAAACCAGGCGCAGGCGATTGAGAGCCAGCGCCAAGAGCTGGAGCAAACCCGACACCGGCATCAGCGGCTAAAAGAGGAAGAAGAGGTGCTCAGCGCTGAACATGAGAGTCTGAAAGAACACGATGTCTTCAAGGCTGAGGAGCAGCGCCGGGACGCAGATAATCGCCGCAAGCAGCAAATAGAAACAAGGAAACAGAAGGACGGAGAGCTTACTAAGAAGGTGTCCCGGGAGGGACAACTGGAGCAAATCTTGCAAAGGAAGCAGGCCGAACAAGATGAAATCGAAGGGAAGATCGCAGACTTATTAGATAATCTAGATGAAACTGGCGAGGAGACGGCCTTCGCAGCCCATGCTGAGCTGGCCGGGGACTACCGGCGTCGCAATCAAGATTATCATTTTGGTATCTGGAAACAGGAGGTCGCCGACCACAGCAACCGACTGAGCAAACTGATTCAGGCGGCTCGTGAACTTACCCATGCTCAACAACGCCACCAACAGGCTGACCGAGAGCATGCCGACGCCAGCAGGCGCCTCGACGATAAACTCCGGGAGCAAAAGAAAATGGATGGGCAACTAGATGCGGCCAAAGAACAATATATCGAGAACTTCCATCGTTGGAGCAGTGCCACCACCGAACTGGAGATAACTGGTGCCGAGAAGCAGCTGGTAACCCAGCGCCTGGTAGATATGTTCGAAGTGCACCAAGCTGAGTCCGTATACCAGCCTGTGGTCTCTGCCCGGGAACGGCGCCAGGCCACATTTGCCGAGGCGCTGGGCAATGTTGCCGCGAACCTAAAACGAAAGCAAGCAGAAATTGAGGAGAAGGAACAGGAAATTCAGGATTGGAAGAACCAAGCCGACCCCGAACCCAGCCGCCACCCAGATACTCAGCTCGCCCGGGAGAAGCTTGAAGCCGAGAGCATACCCTGGCTGCCATTTTATGCGGCGGTGGAATTCAAGCAAGCTGTCAGCGAAGAAAAACGGGAACGGCTGGAGGCGGCGATTACCCAGGCCGGCCTGCTTGATGCCCTGATTGTTCCTGCTGAACACCTGTCCGCCCTCAAGGGGAGCGACAAGGTGATTATTCCCAATCCCCGACTGATGGAGCACACCCTTGCAGATCTGCTGGAGCCGGTGTCCGGCAATGGCGTGGAGACAGAGACAATTGCCGATGTCCTCGCCAGCATTCTGGTGGATACCAGTCAGCTGGATGCGGGCCAGATTACCATCGATTCCCAGGGTAATTACCGAATTGCCCTGATCAGCGGCCAGGCCCCCCGGGAAAAATCTTCCCGCTATATTGGCAGGGAGGCCCGTCGTCGCTATCGTCAGCAAGTGATTGCTGAGCTGACCGATCAACTGGCCGCACTCAAGCGCGATCACTTTGCGCTCACCAAGGAAAAGGATGCCCTCCACCAGCGGGAGGCGGTTCTCTGGGAAGAATACAGCGCTATGCCCTCTCTCGATGCCCTGAAAACAATCTGTTCCGACATGCTCAAGTTACGAGAACAGTTGCAGGTTCGGCGGGAAGATGCAGAGGAAAAACAAAACCGCCTAGATGAGGCCCATAAGCACCTGCTCAGTGTCCGGCGACAGCTTCAGACGCTAGCTGTTGAATTGAACCTGCCCCAGTCTGAGGAGGCTTATACCCGGGCCCACTCCCAGTTCCAGGACTATGCCCGCTGGCTAAACGAGTTGGAGTTGAACCATAACAATCTCCACCATACCATTGAACTAATTGCCAGCAGGCAACAGGAGTTGGATACCCTCCGGGAGGATGTCGATGCACTCCGGGGTGAGTTGAACGTCATTGACAGCACAATCCGCAAACTGGACATGGAAATTGAACAGGTTGACCAGCGACTTAAGGAAATGGGCGCCGACGATATCCGCCGCCGCATCCGTGAACTGAGCGACCGGCTGGAACAATTACCTGGGGAAATAGACCAGTGCTACAAAAAGACTGTTCATTTAGACAGAGATATCCAGGATGGCGCCAAAAACCTGGAGACCCTAACCGCCCGCCTTGCCGTGGCTAGCGAGATTGAGCAGTGTTGGCAGCAGCTGTTGGCCCAGGAGCTCCGCATCACTGACCGCAGCGAACAAGATCCTGAAGCCGCGGCCAAAGAGATTAATAAAGAGCTGGGGCACCTGCTACAGCAGACCGACCGGGATAAAGTCTATATCCGCCTCAACCAGACCTATTTCCAAGAGCAACAGATTCTTATCGAATACCGGCCGCTCATGAGCATACATGAGCTGGGGGCCGAACTGCCGGAGGTAGGCGATCAACAGGACTGGGCCTCCCCCTATTTATCTGCCCTTAAGCAGGTTCGATCCAGATACAATGTCGTCCTGGAATATGGCGGCCGCCACACAACTGCCCGGGCGGTCATGGAACAGATGGAAAAGGACATCGAAATCCAACAGCAGCTCCTCAGCGAAAAGGACCGGGAGCTCTACGAGGAGATAATCCTCCACAGCGTCGGCGACATTATCCGCAAGCGCATCAGCCGTGCTGAGCAGTGGGTAAAGAAAATTAACGATCTAATGGAGCAAAGGGATACCTCCAGCGGTCTTACCTTCTCCCTGCGCTGGAAACCCCGCTCCGCCGAACAGGAAGATGAGCTGGACACCAAAGAGCTGGTGGAGCTTTTGCGCAAGGACCCCAATATCCTCAAAGAGCAGGACATGCAGGATATATCCCGCCATTTCCGGGTGAAAATAGAGCGGGCCAAGGCCGAACTCTCCGAGCGGGAAAGGGGAGATACCTTCCATTCAATTGTCCGGGAACTTTTGGACTATCGGCAATGGTTTGCATTCCAACTATTTTACCGGCGGGAAAACGAACAGAAGCGAGAATTGACCGACCGGGTGTTCTTTACTTTCAGCGGCGGCGAGAAGGCCATGGCCATGTACATTCCTTTGTTCTCCGCCGCCTACTCCCGTTACCAGGAGGCCAGACCCGACGCCCCGCACATTATCTCCCTGGATGAGGCTTTTGCCGGGGTAGACGAGACCAATATCCGCGATATGTTTGACCTGGTGGAACAACTGGGCTTTAATTACATCATCAACTCCCAGAACCTGTGGGGAGACTACGATACGGCCAACAACCTGGCAATCGCAGAACTTGTTCGGCCCAAAAATGCGCCCTGGGTGACTGTAATCCGTTACCACTGGGATGGCCAGGTCCGGAGCTTGAAGACCGAATCCAGTGAAGCGGCTGTGACCAAAGACAACTGA
- a CDS encoding TIGR02679 family protein, producing MQGNNLLKEAVAYFSDPAFARLMGLMAKRYQGLGRIGGTVKLNNPKPEVRQAIGGVLGRDLTGQTDITVSLTEFDQAIQQTRFAGISLLDILTARAGGQLFTNQEKHQQVVQRREELLYSLKEQFKRPNAQEFINQLLEPNGKVHPTIKRALKRDSFQDELRAVLGALENLPRDSNKEFQRLPVWATSITGDPHAFDTQTNQGKLLLAALENLYHLDSDTAPELSGNNLLEHFGIVPDDLLNFVTCLGLIGETKNGPHPVWTEAAKVGTVLNVPLRELSGITKIYPAVSQLKKVFVMENPGVFSAIADALADQTPPIVCIHGQPRTAVWMLLDRLVAADAEILYSGDFDPEGILIAQRICHRFPNHAKPWRYSQVDYQKSVSAITLSPKRLAQLKQVKIEDLKPLAAAVAVTKKAGYQEKILEKLVGDIRSCYGPEEQV from the coding sequence ATGCAGGGCAACAATCTGCTCAAAGAGGCCGTGGCTTACTTTAGCGACCCGGCCTTTGCCAGACTTATGGGCTTGATGGCCAAACGCTACCAGGGCCTGGGCCGCATCGGCGGCACGGTGAAGCTTAATAACCCCAAGCCTGAAGTCCGCCAGGCCATCGGTGGTGTGCTGGGCCGGGACCTCACGGGGCAAACTGATATTACAGTATCGCTAACTGAATTTGACCAGGCAATCCAACAGACCCGGTTTGCTGGTATTTCCCTGCTAGATATCCTTACCGCTCGGGCCGGGGGGCAGTTATTTACCAACCAAGAAAAGCATCAGCAAGTGGTCCAGCGGCGAGAAGAATTGCTCTATTCGCTAAAAGAACAGTTCAAACGCCCCAATGCCCAAGAATTTATTAATCAGCTATTAGAGCCAAATGGTAAAGTACATCCGACCATCAAGCGGGCTCTAAAACGGGACAGTTTTCAAGACGAACTACGTGCCGTGCTTGGGGCCCTGGAAAACCTGCCCCGGGACAGCAACAAAGAATTTCAGCGCCTGCCTGTCTGGGCAACCAGCATTACCGGCGACCCCCATGCCTTCGACACACAGACCAATCAAGGCAAGCTTCTGCTGGCGGCGCTGGAAAACTTGTATCACCTGGATTCAGATACTGCCCCCGAACTGTCCGGCAACAACTTACTAGAGCATTTTGGCATCGTTCCTGATGATCTGCTGAACTTTGTTACCTGTCTGGGATTAATTGGAGAGACAAAAAACGGCCCCCATCCTGTGTGGACAGAGGCCGCTAAAGTCGGCACGGTTCTTAATGTTCCCCTGCGGGAGCTCAGTGGAATAACTAAAATCTACCCGGCTGTCAGTCAACTGAAGAAGGTTTTTGTTATGGAAAACCCCGGTGTGTTCTCGGCGATAGCCGATGCCCTGGCCGACCAAACTCCGCCCATCGTCTGCATCCACGGCCAACCTCGCACAGCAGTCTGGATGCTCTTAGACCGGCTGGTTGCAGCAGATGCAGAGATTCTCTACTCCGGAGACTTCGATCCCGAGGGCATTCTCATCGCCCAGCGAATCTGCCATAGATTTCCCAATCACGCTAAGCCATGGCGCTACTCGCAGGTAGATTACCAGAAGAGCGTCTCCGCGATAACATTGTCACCTAAGCGACTGGCGCAGCTTAAACAGGTGAAAATCGAGGACTTAAAACCGCTTGCAGCAGCGGTGGCGGTAACCAAAAAAGCCGGATACCAGGAGAAGATACTCGAGAAGCTAGTTGGAGATATCAGGAGCTGCTACGGTCCTGAAGAGCAAGTTTAG
- a CDS encoding type II toxin-antitoxin system HicB family antitoxin → MKTKDRYIYPAIFEPDSDNRYSVSFPDLPGCLTEEDTVEEALRMAQDALKLHLYGMEKDGDPIPAPSVPSSLEVDDSGFVSLVDVWMPAFRKSMEIKSVKKTLTIPKWLNDLAEREGVNFSYILQKSLKEYLREHSDEYLD, encoded by the coding sequence ATGAAAACTAAAGATCGTTATATATACCCGGCTATTTTTGAGCCGGATTCGGACAACAGGTACAGTGTATCCTTTCCCGATCTGCCCGGTTGCCTAACAGAAGAGGATACAGTTGAAGAGGCATTGCGGATGGCGCAAGATGCTCTAAAGCTGCATTTATACGGTATGGAAAAAGACGGCGACCCCATCCCTGCACCTAGCGTGCCCAGTAGCCTTGAAGTAGACGATAGCGGATTTGTGTCTTTGGTCGATGTGTGGATGCCTGCATTTCGCAAATCTATGGAGATAAAATCTGTCAAAAAGACGCTCACGATTCCCAAATGGCTAAATGATCTTGCTGAACGTGAAGGAGTCAACTTCTCATACATTTTGCAAAAATCCCTCAAAGAGTATCTTCGGGAACACTCTGACGAATACCTGGACTAA